A genomic segment from Candidatus Eremiobacterota bacterium encodes:
- a CDS encoding DUF4149 domain-containing protein, with protein sequence MMRKAPSGLRDRVLAAIEIPALGVWLGALAGFAFVSAPLAFRIVAPLDVARFAELTARALGALTVWGYVLGGLALLAAILRSVGAGDRTWDFGRAALVVLALGLATYEQRAIVAQMQAMPDVRSAAYHALHARSAQVYGAVVVLVLAALVLAAVRRDD encoded by the coding sequence GTGATGAGGAAAGCACCTTCCGGCCTGCGCGACCGCGTCCTCGCGGCGATCGAGATCCCGGCGCTCGGCGTGTGGCTCGGCGCCCTCGCCGGCTTCGCGTTCGTCTCGGCGCCGCTCGCGTTCCGGATCGTCGCGCCGCTCGACGTCGCGCGCTTCGCCGAGCTCACGGCGCGCGCGCTCGGGGCGCTCACGGTGTGGGGCTACGTGCTGGGCGGGCTCGCGCTGCTGGCCGCGATCCTGCGCTCGGTGGGCGCCGGCGACCGCACCTGGGACTTCGGTCGCGCCGCGCTCGTCGTGCTCGCGCTCGGGCTCGCGACGTACGAGCAGCGCGCGATCGTCGCGCAGATGCAAGCGATGCCCGACGTCCGCTCCGCCGCATATCACGCGCTGCACGCGCGCTCGGCGCAGGTCTACGGTGCGGTCGTCGTGCTGGTGCTGGCCGCGCTCGTGCTCGCCGCAGTCCGCCGCGACGACTGA
- a CDS encoding inositol monophosphatase, with translation MDPLAFIVALAREAGALLHERLDAPREVRQKMPHDLVTDADRASEELIVRRIRDVYPNATILGEESGTHAGSGDERFIADPLDGTTNYAHRYPLFCVSLAYERAGVLEAGAVFAPVLDELYAARRGGGATLNGKPIHVSATPRVARAMVATGFNPANYARNGAYFAHVSDRAEAVRRDGSAALDLSFVAAGRYDAFWEWDLRPWDVAAGALLIEEAGGRASAIEGTPLDLAAGSILASNGTIHAELQAMLAEV, from the coding sequence TTGGACCCGCTCGCGTTCATCGTCGCGCTCGCGCGCGAAGCCGGCGCGCTCTTGCACGAGCGGCTCGACGCGCCGCGCGAGGTGCGGCAGAAGATGCCGCACGATCTCGTCACCGACGCCGACCGCGCAAGCGAAGAGCTGATCGTCCGGCGCATCCGCGACGTTTACCCGAACGCGACGATCCTCGGCGAGGAGAGCGGGACGCACGCCGGGAGCGGCGACGAGCGCTTCATCGCCGACCCGCTCGACGGCACGACGAACTACGCGCACCGCTATCCGCTGTTCTGCGTCTCGCTGGCGTACGAGCGTGCCGGCGTCCTCGAAGCGGGTGCCGTCTTCGCGCCGGTGCTCGACGAGCTGTACGCGGCCCGGCGCGGCGGCGGCGCGACGCTCAACGGAAAGCCGATCCACGTCTCGGCGACGCCGCGCGTCGCGCGCGCGATGGTCGCGACCGGTTTCAACCCGGCGAACTACGCGCGCAACGGCGCGTACTTCGCGCACGTCTCCGACCGCGCCGAAGCGGTGCGGCGCGACGGCAGCGCGGCGCTCGACCTCTCGTTCGTCGCGGCCGGCCGCTACGACGCGTTCTGGGAGTGGGATCTGCGCCCGTGGGACGTCGCCGCCGGCGCGCTGCTGATCGAAGAAGCCGGCGGCCGCGCGAGCGCGATCGAGGGGACGCCGCTCGACCTCGCCGCCGGCTCGATCCTGGCCAGCAACGGAACGATTCACGCCGAGCTGCAGGCGATGCTGGCCGAGGTCTGA